In Thermococcus chitonophagus, the genomic stretch CTAAGCAATATCACGACAAGTATGAACGCGGTGGTCATTAGGAGATAGCTGACGTAGTCAGTAAGCAATCCTGTGTGATCCGCCTTGAGGGTGGCAAAGAACTTCTTTGCTCCATTTATTAAGCCCCACATGGTGTTCTTTCCTGTATGGAAGCCTTCAAGATGCTCGAATCCTGGGATGACTTTGTCGGGATCTTCACCGCTTATAAATATCTTTGTGCCATCGCCGACTTCTCTCGTGCCCATTCCAGCACTCTTAGCCCATCTCTCGAGGAGGTAAGCAAGGATTAAACCGATGATAAAGACGAGGACAAAGTAGAGGGCATCCCAATAACCGAACACTTCAACCACCTCCCATCAGGGTTGCAACATAGCCAAGGATATCCCAGAGGCTCCTCGCCGCGGGAATCATGAACTTGTCGCTTATCTGCCATGGGAAGAATCCCATGACTATTATCGCCAGCACGAGGATGAACATTGGAAGCAACATTGAAATCCCTGGGTCTTTGGCGTTGAGTACTTTCTCGCTTGGCCTTCCAAAGAACGTGAACAGAACCCTTACATAGGCCGCGGTACAGAATGCCGTTCCTATTATCGCTATCGCACCAACTATTGGATTGAAGAGTGCCGAGCTCTCGTAGATCAACCACTTGCTCGCGAAGCCGTTCAGAGGCGGCATACCAACTATCGCCGCGGCACCGATTAAGAATGCAAATGAAGTCTTTGGCATGGTCTTTGCTAAACCGCTCAATTCATTGAGATTCCTCGTCCCAATTTCGTGGATTACCGCTCCAGCTACAAGGAAGAGGAGGGCTTTCATTATCGCGTGATTAACTACATGATATATTGCTCCAGCCAGTGCAACTTCCCCAACCTTCGTTCCATAGGCTACTATTCCTATACCCAGACCGAGGAGTATGTAGCCTATCTGACCGACTGAAGAATATGCAAGTAACCTTTTCATGTCCTCCTGCACCACTGCCATTGCATTTCCCACTATCAGGGTTATGCAGGCGAAGAAGATTATTATCCAGCCAACGGTTACCGGGTTGAGGGCTGGCCAGAATATGCTAAAGATTATCCTTGCCATTGCATATATTCCACCCACCTTGATGACGAGACCTGATAACATTGCTGAAATTGAGCTTGGTGCAGCTGGGTGAGCATCTGCAAGCCACATGTGAACTGGAGAAGCACCACTCTTGAACAGTAGCCCTCCCAAGAATAATGCTAAGGCCACCTTGGCAACTATCGTTGGATTCTGTGAGATCTTAACCGCCAAGTAGCCCATGGTTAATGTTCCATACTGGCCATATAGGAGGGTAATCCCCAGGAGTATGAAGCTACTCGCCAATGAACCCACGAACATGTACTTGATACCAGCCTCAATCCCTTCCCACGTGTCATTTCTGAATGCAACTAGAGCATAGCTTGCAATGCTCATTATCTCAAGGAATACATAGAAGTTGAAGATATCACCTGTTATCGCTATACCAAGCATTCCCAGTTCTAGTATTAGGATCAAAGTGTAAAACTTCTCAAGGCCAGTATCGTGCTTCATGTACTCTATTGAGTACAAAACTGCGAGGAAACTCACAAACGTTATTATGAGCACCATTATTGCTCCGAACTTATCTACCTCCCAAACGATCCTAATTGGGAAGTCCGCCTTGCCGAAGGGACTCTTGGCTCCCAGCGTGTAGAGTAATGTTCCCTTGCTCCACACCTCCCTGAACACCTGAATACCCACTATAAGAGTAGCAAAGCTTATTATTGTAGCCCATGCTTCCTTCGCTTTCCCTTTTAGCAGGCTCACTATTGGCATTGAAAACGCTCCAAATAATGGGATGATTATGAGGAACGGTAACCACATCATCCCCTCAACCTCCTAAGCTTTGTTACATCAAGCGTTCCATAGTGTCTGTAAGCGTTAACAGTAAGAGCGACTGCCAACGAGAGGACACAAACTCCAATGACTATGCTCGTAAGCACTAAAGCCTGGGGAATTGGCGCGACCATGGCTCCACCTTCATAGCCAGTGTAAATTGGGGCGGTTGGTAGAAGACCATTTTCCATCCTGTAGCCTTCGCTGATGAGAAGGAGGTGAATTCCCGAGTCAATTAAGTCAAGGGCCAGTATCAGCTTGATTAGGTTCCTCTTGTATAGTAGGGCATAAATTCCCAGGGCCACCATTATTATAGCTGTCAGATACTGGAAGGCTATCATTCCTTCCACCTCCTAAACAACGAGAGCGCAAATACTGCTGAGACTAGTCCGGTAAACACCTTAAGGCCAACTCCAAGGTTCATTATCGGAAGGAAACCCGCTGAAAGCAATGTCCCAGGCTTTCCATTGAACAGCGGACCGTTGTGCCAGAGCGTGTTGTAGAAGAACGCCACGCTTAAGCCAAGCATTGCCGCACCCAAGAACACCAGCCCACCTACTCCTTCCAATGCTGAATACAGGTTCTTGTTTATCTTCTCTTTTGCCGCCTTGAGTCCAAATGCCACTAGGAAGAGTATTCCAGCGCCGGCGATAGTAGCTCCTCCCTGGAAGCCACCTCCTGGGGTAAGGTGACCGTGCATGACAATGTAAGCACCGAATATACCGATAAATGGAACAAGTGCTCTCGCATTCGTTCTCACAATGAGTCCCATGTCCTCACTCATTTTCCTCCCTCCTCCAAGGCCTTAGAAGGGCAATTGCACCTGCTATTGCCGTAAAGAGAACCGTTGCCTCTCCAAGCGTATCGTAACCTCTGTAGTCAAATACTATGTCAGTAACGATGTTATTTCCTCCAACTTCCTCAACACCATGCTTTATGTAATAGTCATCGGTATAGCGATACTTTAGCCAGTCTTCTCCGCCGAGTCCAAATTTTATTCCGTACTTCGGACTTAAAGCTACCATTAATCCTGCAAATATCACGAGTAGAGACAGAAAGGCTAAAGCTCTCTTCATGGGGCCTCACGCTCCCACCTTTCAGTTTTCGCTATGGCGTAGATAACAACTGCAGTTACAACACCAGCACCAACCGCAGCTTCGGCTATGGCCACGTCCGGAGCATGGAGCATGTAGAATTCCAAGCTAAGGAGGAGACTCATTGCCGCTGCTGCTATCGCTGCTGCCAATAGATCCCTTAGAGTTATCATGAGGACAGATGAAACTATAATACCCAACAGAACTATGAACTGGATGATCATGTCAACATTCATTCTCCTCCCTCCTTTTCATATAGGCATCAACCACTGCTCTCTTCGGCATATATCCACTTAGGTGGGCAGCTTTGGCTATTGCATGGGCTCCAACTGGGTTCGTCATGAGAAGTGCGAACATTGCAACGAAGCTGTGAATGGCCATCTGAAGATACTTAGGATTGCCAGTTTCCTTTAGCCTCACTACTGAGTGAACTATGACCGCGAACACCGCAAACATCGTTCCAAAGGTCGTGCACTTAGTCGCTCCATGCAACCTTGTATACACGTCCGGGAACCTATGAAGGGCTATGCTACCAAGCAAGTTGAACACCACGCTAATCCCGAGGAAAGCCATTATCAGGTAATCAGCTATCATGATAATCCCCCCTGAAGGTACTTCGCTATTATTAATGTTCCAACATAGCTCAGCAGTGCGTAAACTATCGCTATATCAATGTAAATTGCCCTCTCGTACGCTGCCCCCAAGAGAACCATCGCTGCCACAACGAGGGTATTCATGGTATCAAGAGCGACTACCCTGTCTGGAACTGAGGGGCCTAGTATCAGTCGAAGGAGTGTTATTAGACCTGCTATTCCGATGAGAAGAGTTGCATAAAAGAACATCATTCTCCCAACCTCCTAGCCCACTTTTCAAACGGGCCTGAAACAGGTTCAGAGCTTTCGGGCCATTCTTGTCCTTCAGGTATATTGATCCAGTGAACATAGAGGGCTTTCTCATCTGGACAAGCTTCGATTGTTAGAGTTCCTGGGGTCAAAGTTATTGAATTGGACAGAATTGTATACTGGGCATCGTTCTCTAGATCAACAGGAACCCTAACGATCCCTGGCCTTATTTTTCCTGTAATGACTCTATAGGCAACATCAAAGTTTGCCTTGACCATGCCCCAGAAGAGCACTGGGAAGTACGCCATGAACATTATCCACTTCACTGGATTTAAGAACCTCGAGGCCTTTTCTCCAATTATGTCCCTTGTCGCATAAGCCACTATTACTGAGAATATTAAGCCTGCCACTAGTTCCTGTACGTTCCAAAGCATTCCCTTGCTACCAACAGTGAGCACGAGCCAAATGAAATACGCCCACGCGAAAGCCGTAATGAATGACATAACTCAACCCCCTCAACCATTGGTTTGAAACAGTATTTCAAGAGCTTATTTCTTCTCCTTTCAAACCAAGTTGGCTCTAAAATCTTAAAAGGGTTTTTTAAAGCGATGAGTTTTAAACAAAAGTCCCCAACTTTTGGTTAAGTATTTCAGGTTAATTAATGTTACACACCTCTGTCCCAAAATGCTTTTAAATATTCACCAACTATTGTGTGCCAGCGAGAGAAAGGAGGTGAGTTCAAAATGTTCAGTTTAGGGGGACTAACAAAAAGCACTGTCGATGAGAGCAAGGTCTGGGACGTAATAATCATCGGTGCTGGGCCAGCAGGGTACACAGCGGCAATTTACGCCGCGAGATTTGGTCTTGAGACAATAATTATCACAAAAGATCTCGGAGGAAACATGGCCATAACGGACCTAATAGAGAACTACCCAGGATTTCCAGAAGGGATAAGTGGCTCAGAACTCTCCAACAGAATGTATGAGCAAGTTAAGAAGTATGGGGTCGACGTTATATTTGATGAAGTCATTAGGATAGACCCAACTGAATGCGCATATTATGAAGGACCTTGCCACTTTAGTGTTAAAACAGCAAATGGAAAGGAGTATAGATCTAAGACAATAATAATCGCAGTTGGAGCAGAACCTAGGAAGCTAAATGTCCCAGGAGAGAAGGAGTTCACGGGAAGGGGAGTTAGTTACTGTGCAACTTGTGACGGACCGTTATTCGTCGGTAAGGAAGTCATCGTAGTTGGCGGAGGAAATACGGCACTTCAAGAAGCTTTATATCTGCACAGTATTGGAGTTAAAGTTACTCTAGTCCATAGGAGAGACAAGTTCAGGGCAGATAAGATCCTCCAAGATAGACTTAAGGAAGCTGGAATACCAACAATTCTTAATACTGTAGTTACAGAAATTAAGGGGACAAACAAAGTCGAGAGTGTCGTTTTGAAGAACGTTAAGACTGGAGAGATATTTGAGAAAAAAGTCGATGGGGTGTTCATATTCATCGGCTATGAGCCAAAAACAGATTTTGTTAAGCATCTTGGAATTACCGACGAGTACGGTTACATAAAGGTTGACATGTACATGAGGACAAAAGTCCCAGGAATATTTGCAGCTGGAGATATAACCAACGTATTCAAGCAAATTGCAGTAGCTGTCGGCCAAGGAGCAATTGCTGCAAATTCTGCAAAAGAGTTCATAGAAAGCTGGAACGGAAAGAGTATAGAGTGAACTTTTCTTTTCTCTGAAAATTTTTCGAACAAAAATGATCATTTTCGAGCTTAAAGTTAAAAGTCTGTTCTCCAACCTTTTCTGGGTGAGAGCAAATGGAGCTTAGACCAAATGTTAAGGAGATTCCTGGACCAAAAGCAAAAAAAGTAATTGAAGAGCACCACAAATACATGGCAACGACAACAAATGACCCAAACGAGTACTTTCTCGTTATCGAGAAGGCTGAAGGAGTTTACTGGATCGATGTTGATGGAAACGTGATCTTAGACTTCTCATCAGGAATTGGAGTCATGAATGTGGGGCTTAGAAACCCCAAGGTTATAGAGGCTATAAAGAAGCAACTTGACCTCGTTCTCCACGCCGCTGGAACAGACTATTATAACCCCTACCAGGTTGAGCTGGCAAAGAAGCTTGCAGAAATAGCCCCAGGAGATGTTGAGAGGAAAGTATTCCTTAGTAATAGCGGAACAGAGGCTGATGAAGCAGCTTTAAAGATAGCGAAGTGGTCCACGAACAGGAAGATGTTCATAGCCTTTATAGGAGCATTTCACGGAAGAACTCACGGAACTATGAGCCTAACTGCCAGTAAACCCGTTCAGAGGAGCAGAATGTTCCCAACAATGCCCGGAGTAGAGCACGTGCCATATCCGAACCCCTATAGAAACCCATGGCACATCGACGGTTACGAACACCCAGATGAGCTCGTGAACAGGGTTATCGAGTACATCGAGGAGTACCTATTCGAGCACTACGTTCCAGCTGAAGAGGTTGCCGGAATATTCTTTGAGCCAATTCAGGGTGAGGGCGGCTACGTAGTTCCACCGAAGAACTTCTTCAAGGAACTCAAGAAGCTAGCCGACAAGTATGGGATTTTACTAATCGATGACGAAGTTCAGATGGGAATGGGCAGGACAGGAAAGATGTGGGCAATTGAGCACTTCGACATTGTTCCAGATATAGTTACTGTTGCAAAGGCCCTCGGTGGTGGAATACCAATAGGAGCCACGATCTTTAGGAAGGACCTCGACTTTGGAGTCAGCGGAGTCCACAGCAACACCTTCGGAGGCAACGCCGTTGCAGCTGCCGCTGCCTTGGCAGTAATCGAGGAGCTCCAGAATGGATTGATAGAGAACGCCCAGAAGCTCGAGCCACTGTTCAGGGAGAGGCTTGAGGAAATGAAAGAGAAGTACGAGATAATTGGAGACGTCAGGGGACTTGGCCTCGCATGGGGTGTTGAGTTCGTCAAGGACAGGAAGACCAAGGAGTACGCAACGAAGGAGAGAAACGAGATAGTGGTCGAGGCACTCAAGAGGGGACTTGCACTGCTTGGCTGTGGAAAGAGCGCAATAAGGCTCATTCCACCGCTGATAATCAGCGAGGAAGAGGCAAAGATAGGGCTCGACATATTCGAAGAGGCAATAAAGGTAGTAAGCGAGAAGTACGGATACAAGATTCACTGAATCAAGGAGAGTACATGCCTTATCGCCTCTGCTCCTCCCTCCCCATAACTTTTCTTTGTTATGTAGTCAGCTTCCCTCTTTAGGGATTCTGGAGCCTGAGCAACTGCAATTTTATAACCAACAACCTTGAAGGCATCCAGATCGTTCTCCCCATCTCCAATGTGGGCAACTTCTCTCGGCTTTATCCCTAGGATTTCACAGGCTTTCTTTATTCCAGTCCCCTTGTTTATCCAAGGCTTCTTCACATGAATTGCAAAACCAGAATCAACTGCAACCAAGTTAAGGTTGAGCTCTCGTATGAGTGCTCTAACGGTATCAACGTCAATGGTTTCCCTCATTATTACGAGTCCAGCTTTCCTGTCGGGCATCGTGTGACTAGTTCTCGCATTTGGAAATTTCTTTCTTATCTCGTTCCACAAAACCCACTCCTCATCCATTGATGTTAAGAAAATCCTTCTCTTTTTGTATGAAATTGCTCCTCCATCTTCAGCAACTACGGGACCAGATGTCCCCAATAGGATGCTTGCTGCCTCAGCGAACTGAACTGTATTCCCCGTTACGAGCATTATTGGAATTCCTCTAGCCTCGGCTTCCCTTATAGCCTTCAATGCCTCTTCATGCACCTTCCTGTCAGGATAAGTTATCGTTCCGTCAATGTCAATTGATATTGCCCTAATCTTCATCTAACCACCTTTACCACTATTAAACTAAGGTTTTTAAATTAGCATTGAATAGTTTAAAATGGCCGGAACCCAGGAGATGAGCCGAAACCGGCAACGGGAGTAGGTAATCCTTGGGTTCCGTTGGGGCGATGGCGCCCGCCCGGGGCTTCGAGCCCGAACCGCCTCCCGTTGGGAGGCTGATGGCGCCTATTCTGAAAGCTTTACGGGAGGCGAGAGTATGGGCTCGAAGCTGAAGGAGTTTATTAACTTAGAAAAGGTGCTCGAATACGTTGAAAAGAGAAGACACGATGATGGAGGATACTGTTTCGTATCTCAACTCTCAGATACAAACATAAACGACACGTATTATGCCGTAAAGATTTACACTCTACTTGGAATGGAAGTTCCAGAGAAAGAGAAGACAATAGAGTTCCTCTATAACTCGGCACAAATGCAGACAGCAGCCGTTGGAGTCGCAATGGCCATCGAAGCTCTAGCAATTCTAGGGGCTAAGGATTTGGCTAGAGAGAAGCTAGAGCTACTGTTCAAGAAGTACAATCCAGTGGAAGGAAAATTTGCCGTTGGATTAGGGGGAAGTGAAGAGTTCGGAACGGCAACACCACTTGAGGCAACTTACTGGGCTTCCAAGGCCATGGAATCCGTAGACTACAGACCATCTCAGGAAATGAAAGAGAGAATTATGGAGTTCATAATGCAGTACAAAATGGGTGACGGCTTTGGTGTGGAGCACCCGACGACAACGATGACATATCAGGCATTGTACTCACTTAACTTCTTGGGACAGAAAATCGACACTAGACATTTTGAGCTCTGTGAAGTTTGTGGGGACTGGGGAGGCTTCACGGAAGTTCCCAACTCTCTTCCACCATACATAGAGCCAACGTTTTACGCACTGAGAGGACTGCAGATGCTTGGAAAGAGGGCCACATGCATAAGAAGACACATTAAGTTCATAAAAGCCTTGCAGAATCCGAACGGGGGATTCAGGAGAAGCTACGAGCTGGGGATTTCAAACTTCCAGAACACATATAGGGCACTCGCAAGCTTGGATGTACTTGTAAGGTGGCTGTAATGGAGATTTGGGTATCTGAAGAGGATATAGAGTTAATAAAAGCCAATAAGGAGAAGATAGAACAAATACTCAGATCAGAAGACAAACTCAGAGAGCTTCTTCTTTCCCTTAAATTTAAATTTCTTAAAGAACGACAATCTGCTTTAGAAAATAGATTAAGCAGAGTCTCCACAGAGTATGAAAGACTTGTAAAATTCTATGTACAGGCTGAGAATGACAAGATGAAAATGATGGAGCTAAGACTCAAGCTCCATAGAGAGAACGAGAGGTTAAGGAGGCAACTAAATGAAAGTCGTCTTCAAAGCAAGTAGATGGAACAAAGTTTCTATAGACGTTCCCGAAAAAGCCCTAAAAATGATAGAAAAAAGTGATTTTGAACTAATTGAAGTAATAAAAGCTATATGCAATGGAGAACTTGAAAACGAATTCTTGAATGACAATTTCGAAAAGATAGAGAAACTGGAGAAAGAACTCTTTGAGTTGGAAGGTAGATGGTCCTCAATTAGATTCAAAGCCTACCAACTAGCCTTAGATAATAAGAACTTAGCAATTCAACTATCAGGCATGATAGCTGAAAATGCACGACTCAGAAAAATGCTTGGATTAGAAGAAGGAGACTACCGAGAAGCTAAAGAACTTATAAAGAGATACCTAGTATTCAGTGGGACGGAGAATGGTTCTAGCGGTAAAAGTTCCCAGGACTGAGGGAGAGAAAGTTAGGAGGAAGTTACTCGAGCGTGGCGTGCTCGATAGGGGATACAAGATAAAAGTTGAGGGGGACTACATTCTCATCCCCGTAACTTCTGAGGTTGAGGGATTTGATATTGTTGATGTTGAGCTTGAAAAAGCAGAGAGAAGACCACACAGTTATAGAGAGGTAGTAAAGATACCAGAAACCCTACAAAAATTCCTTCCAAGCTCGTTCGACATAATAGGGGACATAGCGATAATAGAGATACCCGAGGAGCTCAAAGGATATGAGAGAGAAATTGGGGAGGCAATAATAAAGGTTCACAAGAACGTTAAGGCAGTATTCATGAAGGGAGGAAATGTTGAAGGAGAATACAGGGTCAGAGAGCTTATTCCCATAGCGGGAGAAAAGAGAACTGAAACCATCCACAGGGAGAACGGGATAAGGCTGAAGCTCGATGTTGCTAAGGTTTACTTCTCCCCCCGCCTAGCAACTGAGAGGATGAGGATATTTAACAGGACAAAAGCCAGAGAAGTTGTTTTCGATATGTTCGCGGGCGTTGGCCCTTACTCAATCTTGCTGGCTAAGAAGGCAAAAATTGTCTTTGCGTGCGATATAAATCCCTGGGCCATAAGATACATGGAGCAGAATATAAAGCTGAACAAGACATGGAACGTCGTTCCAATCTTAGGAGATGCCAGAGAAGTTGCGAAGAAAGTCAAAGCGGACAGGATAATAATGAACCTGCCAAGGTTTGCCAAAGATTTCTTAAGGGAAGCATTCACAAGCGCTAAGAATGGAACAATTATCCACTACTATGGATTCGGACCAGAGAAAGATCCCTTCGAAGACCACATTTGGGCTATTAAGAGGGTAGCCCGAGAATTCAACGCTGACGTTGAAATACTGGATAAAAGGATAATAAGGAACTATGCTCCCAGGCGGTACAACATAGCCATAGACTTCAAGGTCACCTTTTCATAAACCAGCTCTCCAGTGTCGACTGTCTTCCTGCCCTAACTGCCTTTTTAAGCCTCTCTAATCCATTTTTTACTCTCTCCTCGCTGAAGTCATGCTCATCGCAGAGGAACTTTAGAATCCCTTCCTCATCAGGCTCCTTCCACTGCAACTTGTATTCGTCGGTCACGGGAGGATTGAGGAAGAACTCTTTGATGGCATATAGGTCAACTTCACTCTGCTTCTGGAACTTGGCCAAGGGATCCTTCGAGTGCCTAACTATTTCCAATGCCTTCTTTGGTCCTATACCCTTTATTCCCCCAGGGTTATAGTCCGTGCCAACGAGAATGGCCAGCTCAATCAGCTTCTCCCTCGTAAGCTTTAGCGAGGAGAGAACTTCCTCAAGTACAACGAGTTCTGGCTTAACTTCCACGTAAACGTTCTTCCCAGGGAGTTTCCTCTTTCCAGTTATGGTAAGGTTCCTAACTAACCTGGGTGCTCCAAATAGAAGTGAGTCATAATCCTGGCTTGCAGAAGCGTAAACGTGGCCCTTAGATGCCATGTAAGCTGCTTGGGCCTCACCCTCACTTGGGGCTTGAACAACTGGAATGCCCATCAGCTCAAGTAGCTTCTTTGCATCCTCAATCAGCATCTCATTAACCCTAGTGGCCCTCTGGGCGTACTTTCTCGCCTCTTCTATATCACCCTTTGCAAGTGCTTCCCTCCATTTAACTTCTGCCTCTTCCCTAGCCTCCTTTCTCTTCTCTAGCTCCTTCTTTTTGAACTCCGGAGGCTTTCCATCGAAAACGTAAGCTGGCTTAATTCCTGCTTCCATTAGATTTATCGTCCTATAGAAGAGACCACTGAGGTGAGAGGTTATTCTTCCCTTAGAATCCATCAGTGGAGTACCATCTCTCTGCCTTATCGTGGACAGGAACTGGTAAATGGCGTTAAGGGCATCAATAGCAACCTTTTTCCCATATAAGTTCTCAAGCTCTATTTCCTTTCGTGGAATTAGCTCACCTATGGGAACACCCATAATATCACCTCAGCCTACCGGTGTGCTCATCACCTCTCAGATGAGGGGAAGGTTCATCATCTGATCTTATCTTGAATTCCGAGGATTATTAAGTTAATCATTTGGATTATCTTTTGTTAGATTAACGTATATCCATCCAAGCACAAATATTACTGCCGAAAAGCCAATAAGAACCTTGAAGTCATACATTTTCCCTATCATGATCTTTCTAACTATAGCCATTATTCCCAGTTCTGCAATCCTCCTCATGCTTACGTGATGTTCCCTTAAGTAGAGAGATAGGAGTTCATACATCTCAAGTAAGATTAAAACGAGTAGAAAATTCTCAAGTGCCAATTCAAGATTTCCAGAGAGGAGATGGATCACAGTCTTATACAACGCTACACTGATGAATCCTATTACAACTATCTCAAGCAAAGCCACGATAATGTCGAATACTGAAGTGAGCACTGAAACTATACTCCCACGCATTGCAAGGAGAATAAAAAGAGAAGGTATTTAAGCCTTAGCATAAAGCCAACAGGCCACAAAGTGATCCTTTTCAACTTCCACCATTGGGGGCTCCTTTTTATCGCATAGTCCTGCTTTAGCGTAGGGACACCTCGGGTGGAACCTACAACCTTCCGGCGGATTAATGGGGCTTGGTGGCTCTCCTGTAACCTTCATCCTCTTCTTTTTCATTTCTCTCGCGATATCCGGATCTGGTATCGGTATAGCCGAGAGGAGCATCTGGGTGTAGGGGTGTAATGGATTCTCGAAGATCCTATCGGCGGGACCTACTTCAACTAACTTGCCCAAGTACATC encodes the following:
- the mbhE gene encoding hydrogen gas-evolving membrane-bound hydrogenase subunit E, coding for MKRALAFLSLLVIFAGLMVALSPKYGIKFGLGGEDWLKYRYTDDYYIKHGVEEVGGNNIVTDIVFDYRGYDTLGEATVLFTAIAGAIALLRPWRREENE
- a CDS encoding acetyl ornithine aminotransferase family protein, whose translation is MELRPNVKEIPGPKAKKVIEEHHKYMATTTNDPNEYFLVIEKAEGVYWIDVDGNVILDFSSGIGVMNVGLRNPKVIEAIKKQLDLVLHAAGTDYYNPYQVELAKKLAEIAPGDVERKVFLSNSGTEADEAALKIAKWSTNRKMFIAFIGAFHGRTHGTMSLTASKPVQRSRMFPTMPGVEHVPYPNPYRNPWHIDGYEHPDELVNRVIEYIEEYLFEHYVPAEEVAGIFFEPIQGEGGYVVPPKNFFKELKKLADKYGILLIDDEVQMGMGRTGKMWAIEHFDIVPDIVTVAKALGGGIPIGATIFRKDLDFGVSGVHSNTFGGNAVAAAAALAVIEELQNGLIENAQKLEPLFRERLEEMKEKYEIIGDVRGLGLAWGVEFVKDRKTKEYATKERNEIVVEALKRGLALLGCGKSAIRLIPPLIISEEEAKIGLDIFEEAIKVVSEKYGYKIH
- the trxB gene encoding thioredoxin-disulfide reductase, producing the protein MFSLGGLTKSTVDESKVWDVIIIGAGPAGYTAAIYAARFGLETIIITKDLGGNMAITDLIENYPGFPEGISGSELSNRMYEQVKKYGVDVIFDEVIRIDPTECAYYEGPCHFSVKTANGKEYRSKTIIIAVGAEPRKLNVPGEKEFTGRGVSYCATCDGPLFVGKEVIVVGGGNTALQEALYLHSIGVKVTLVHRRDKFRADKILQDRLKEAGIPTILNTVVTEIKGTNKVESVVLKNVKTGEIFEKKVDGVFIFIGYEPKTDFVKHLGITDEYGYIKVDMYMRTKVPGIFAAGDITNVFKQIAVAVGQGAIAANSAKEFIESWNGKSIE
- a CDS encoding NADH-quinone oxidoreductase subunit K, which encodes MIAFQYLTAIIMVALGIYALLYKRNLIKLILALDLIDSGIHLLLISEGYRMENGLLPTAPIYTGYEGGAMVAPIPQALVLTSIVIGVCVLSLAVALTVNAYRHYGTLDVTKLRRLRG
- a CDS encoding DUF4040 domain-containing protein; this translates as MNVDMIIQFIVLLGIIVSSVLMITLRDLLAAAIAAAAMSLLLSLEFYMLHAPDVAIAEAAVGAGVVTAVVIYAIAKTERWEREAP
- a CDS encoding proton-conducting transporter transmembrane domain-containing protein → MMWLPFLIIIPLFGAFSMPIVSLLKGKAKEAWATIISFATLIVGIQVFREVWSKGTLLYTLGAKSPFGKADFPIRIVWEVDKFGAIMVLIITFVSFLAVLYSIEYMKHDTGLEKFYTLILILELGMLGIAITGDIFNFYVFLEIMSIASYALVAFRNDTWEGIEAGIKYMFVGSLASSFILLGITLLYGQYGTLTMGYLAVKISQNPTIVAKVALALFLGGLLFKSGASPVHMWLADAHPAAPSSISAMLSGLVIKVGGIYAMARIIFSIFWPALNPVTVGWIIIFFACITLIVGNAMAVVQEDMKRLLAYSSVGQIGYILLGLGIGIVAYGTKVGEVALAGAIYHVVNHAIMKALLFLVAGAVIHEIGTRNLNELSGLAKTMPKTSFAFLIGAAAIVGMPPLNGFASKWLIYESSALFNPIVGAIAIIGTAFCTAAYVRVLFTFFGRPSEKVLNAKDPGISMLLPMFILVLAIIVMGFFPWQISDKFMIPAARSLWDILGYVATLMGGG
- a CDS encoding prenyltransferase/squalene oxidase repeat-containing protein, with translation MGSKLKEFINLEKVLEYVEKRRHDDGGYCFVSQLSDTNINDTYYAVKIYTLLGMEVPEKEKTIEFLYNSAQMQTAAVGVAMAIEALAILGAKDLAREKLELLFKKYNPVEGKFAVGLGGSEEFGTATPLEATYWASKAMESVDYRPSQEMKERIMEFIMQYKMGDGFGVEHPTTTMTYQALYSLNFLGQKIDTRHFELCEVCGDWGGFTEVPNSLPPYIEPTFYALRGLQMLGKRATCIRRHIKFIKALQNPNGGFRRSYELGISNFQNTYRALASLDVLVRWL
- a CDS encoding cation:proton antiporter, whose translation is MMFFYATLLIGIAGLITLLRLILGPSVPDRVVALDTMNTLVVAAMVLLGAAYERAIYIDIAIVYALLSYVGTLIIAKYLQGGLS
- the mnhG gene encoding monovalent cation/H(+) antiporter subunit G; protein product: MIADYLIMAFLGISVVFNLLGSIALHRFPDVYTRLHGATKCTTFGTMFAVFAVIVHSVVRLKETGNPKYLQMAIHSFVAMFALLMTNPVGAHAIAKAAHLSGYMPKRAVVDAYMKRREENEC
- a CDS encoding phosphoglycolate phosphatase; protein product: MKIRAISIDIDGTITYPDRKVHEEALKAIREAEARGIPIMLVTGNTVQFAEAASILLGTSGPVVAEDGGAISYKKRRIFLTSMDEEWVLWNEIRKKFPNARTSHTMPDRKAGLVIMRETIDVDTVRALIRELNLNLVAVDSGFAIHVKKPWINKGTGIKKACEILGIKPREVAHIGDGENDLDAFKVVGYKIAVAQAPESLKREADYITKKSYGEGGAEAIRHVLSLIQ
- a CDS encoding hydrogenase, which produces MFGYWDALYFVLVFIIGLILAYLLERWAKSAGMGTREVGDGTKIFISGEDPDKVIPGFEHLEGFHTGKNTMWGLINGAKKFFATLKADHTGLLTDYVSYLLMTTAFILVVILLRG
- a CDS encoding Na(+)/H(+) antiporter subunit B, with product MSEDMGLIVRTNARALVPFIGIFGAYIVMHGHLTPGGGFQGGATIAGAGILFLVAFGLKAAKEKINKNLYSALEGVGGLVFLGAAMLGLSVAFFYNTLWHNGPLFNGKPGTLLSAGFLPIMNLGVGLKVFTGLVSAVFALSLFRRWKE
- a CDS encoding monovalent cation/H+ antiporter subunit E, with the protein product MSFITAFAWAYFIWLVLTVGSKGMLWNVQELVAGLIFSVIVAYATRDIIGEKASRFLNPVKWIMFMAYFPVLFWGMVKANFDVAYRVITGKIRPGIVRVPVDLENDAQYTILSNSITLTPGTLTIEACPDEKALYVHWINIPEGQEWPESSEPVSGPFEKWARRLGE